In a genomic window of Desulfovibrio sp. JC022:
- a CDS encoding ABC transporter ATP-binding protein, producing the protein MSLLSIDGLSQRFGGLQAVSDFNIELEEGSLTGLIGPNGAGKTTIFNLISGFYQPTEGTISFGGTPTRGLKPHKVTALGVARTFQNIRLWHDMTVMDNIRIAQHYRMGYGFFDAVLRSKNYYLREKEIDRISTELLEFMDLKEYAEELPTNLPYGLQRRVEIARAMSIQPKLLLLDEPAAGLNSSDVEGLIKLIRWIHDEFDITILMIEHQMKVVMSLCQWIKCIDFGATIAEGTPEDIQSSETVIKAYLGDDSI; encoded by the coding sequence ATGTCACTCTTAAGCATAGACGGACTCTCACAAAGATTCGGAGGCTTACAGGCCGTATCCGATTTCAATATCGAACTTGAAGAAGGTTCCCTCACCGGGCTGATCGGGCCAAACGGTGCGGGCAAAACCACCATTTTCAATCTTATTTCAGGTTTTTATCAACCAACTGAAGGGACCATCTCCTTCGGCGGAACTCCCACACGCGGACTCAAACCGCATAAAGTAACCGCACTTGGCGTGGCCCGCACATTCCAGAACATCCGGCTCTGGCACGACATGACCGTGATGGACAACATCCGCATTGCCCAGCATTACCGCATGGGTTACGGCTTTTTCGATGCCGTCTTGCGCTCGAAAAATTACTATCTCAGGGAAAAGGAAATTGATCGCATCTCCACCGAGTTGCTCGAATTCATGGACCTGAAAGAATACGCCGAAGAATTGCCCACCAACCTGCCCTACGGTTTGCAGCGGCGGGTTGAAATCGCCCGGGCCATGTCCATTCAGCCCAAGCTGCTGCTGCTTGATGAACCCGCAGCAGGTCTAAATTCCTCGGACGTTGAAGGACTGATCAAGCTCATCAGATGGATTCATGATGAATTCGACATCACCATCCTCATGATCGAACACCAGATGAAAGTGGTTATGAGTTTGTGCCAGTGGATTAAATGTATTGATTTCGGTGCCACCATCGCCGAAGGAACCCCTGAAGATATCCAGTCCAGCGAGACTGTTATCAAAGCTTATCTGGGAGATGATTCAATCTGA
- a CDS encoding branched-chain amino acid ABC transporter permease, with translation MQKYSFNIGIWAMAAIVVAFSQFGALDLYIQSVIMFIGINIILSSSLNVVNGYMGEFSCGHAGFMCIGAYVSSVLSVMFFAQDKIFGAPILPPEMAPLGFPIIIIIAGLVSAVAGLIVAIPSFKTRGDYLAIITIAANYMVISAIENMDIIGGPRGFMGMKRVLNAMEDVIDIPWMMIWVILGTFASIWIIRRFVSSTYGKGIMSICQDEVAAEIMSVDTNKMKMAAFMLSSGLAGVAGALFAHVLGYVNPQSFNIMKSTECLVMVYLGGMGSLGGSILSAIFFTLMLEMLRFIIPAIDTGLHFLNLLPDSYHLSQVWKWVLIPLTLILLMQFRPEGIMGNKELPDLFPRLKKFYKFK, from the coding sequence ATGCAGAAGTACAGTTTTAATATCGGAATATGGGCAATGGCCGCCATTGTCGTGGCCTTTTCCCAGTTCGGCGCGCTGGATCTCTATATCCAGTCGGTAATCATGTTCATCGGTATCAACATCATCCTCTCCTCCAGCCTGAACGTGGTTAACGGATACATGGGCGAATTTTCCTGCGGACATGCCGGTTTCATGTGTATCGGAGCCTATGTGTCTTCCGTTCTGAGTGTAATGTTTTTTGCTCAGGACAAGATATTCGGTGCCCCCATCCTGCCCCCGGAGATGGCACCGCTGGGATTTCCCATCATAATAATTATTGCAGGCCTTGTTTCCGCTGTAGCCGGACTCATCGTAGCTATCCCCTCCTTCAAAACAAGGGGCGACTATCTGGCGATCATTACCATTGCCGCCAACTACATGGTCATTTCAGCCATTGAAAATATGGACATCATCGGCGGTCCACGCGGATTCATGGGCATGAAACGGGTACTCAACGCCATGGAAGATGTGATCGACATCCCTTGGATGATGATCTGGGTTATCCTCGGAACATTTGCCAGCATCTGGATCATTCGCCGCTTTGTCTCGTCCACATACGGCAAAGGCATCATGTCTATCTGTCAGGATGAAGTCGCGGCCGAAATCATGAGTGTGGATACCAATAAAATGAAAATGGCCGCCTTTATGCTTTCCTCCGGCCTTGCCGGGGTAGCGGGCGCGCTCTTCGCCCATGTTCTCGGTTACGTCAACCCGCAGTCTTTCAACATTATGAAATCAACTGAATGCCTTGTAATGGTCTACCTCGGCGGCATGGGATCACTGGGCGGATCAATCCTCTCCGCGATTTTTTTCACCTTAATGCTTGAAATGCTGCGTTTCATCATCCCGGCAATCGATACCGGACTGCATTTCCTGAACCTGCTCCCGGACAGTTACCATCTCAGTCAGGTCTGGAAATGGGTGCTCATCCCGCTGACCCTGATCCTGCTCATGCAGTTCAGACCCGAAGGAATCATGGGCAACAAGGAGCTGCCCGACCTGTTCCCGCGGCTTAAAAAATTCTACAAATTCAAGTAG
- a CDS encoding aminotransferase class I/II-fold pyridoxal phosphate-dependent enzyme, translating into MTDDLQEDVALQHFVEQSLDKLDQIENVLIEMEKMTSPSPASVAQVYGILVSLKESASLLELTNISTIAGKIGQVLDQVFKNEIELSNDLLNIIIDSFDKLNEIVSNATLSEGYDIRIITLPLEMYSKPESAPAPKSSKPQKAAQPVAEPEPAPQPKPAPKPEPVAKTENVPAQEKQHTEEPAATAKSDTKLSPAAFRKKYGIKKDMDLASNANPLGVSKAVSNAIVNMANNCCAFENGSTDSLKFGLAKRHDVPEECVLMAGGAVEILDLALRLSAMPGSDHVLSYEHGMPEYSSVAALCGVELLRLPRGRNFTPPLDQLVTTANENTAAVIITNPDVPSGYGLPAEELATMCNLLPERTLLIVDERSVEFSWPEDDYSMVNFLEKAPNLVILRSFSWSFGLRGVRLGYALMSREKAQQFEESRLPTPISPLNVGAGLAALNHSEFYYSTIALIIRGRERVQKGLEELGCTVYPSQSNFIMFSSPMPAKELHGKMLEHGFKLRALADFGLPDLLTVSIGNNSRNRMFLAALKNIL; encoded by the coding sequence ATGACTGATGATTTGCAAGAAGACGTAGCACTGCAACATTTTGTGGAACAATCGCTGGACAAACTGGACCAGATTGAAAATGTGCTGATAGAAATGGAAAAAATGACCTCCCCATCACCTGCTTCGGTTGCGCAGGTTTACGGGATACTGGTTTCCCTGAAAGAAAGTGCTTCACTGCTGGAGCTGACCAACATCAGTACAATTGCCGGTAAAATTGGCCAAGTACTTGATCAGGTCTTTAAAAATGAAATTGAACTCAGCAACGATCTGCTGAACATCATTATCGATTCATTTGATAAACTTAATGAAATCGTCAGCAACGCAACTCTGAGCGAAGGCTACGATATCCGCATTATCACCCTGCCCCTTGAGATGTACTCCAAACCCGAATCAGCACCTGCTCCGAAATCAAGCAAACCTCAAAAAGCAGCACAACCAGTTGCGGAGCCCGAACCAGCCCCCCAACCAAAGCCTGCTCCGAAGCCGGAACCTGTAGCCAAAACAGAGAATGTTCCCGCACAAGAAAAGCAGCATACCGAAGAGCCAGCCGCAACAGCCAAGTCAGACACAAAGCTCAGTCCTGCTGCATTCCGTAAAAAATACGGAATAAAAAAAGATATGGACCTTGCCAGCAATGCCAATCCGTTGGGGGTTTCAAAAGCTGTCTCCAACGCCATCGTCAACATGGCCAACAATTGCTGCGCTTTTGAAAACGGCTCCACAGACAGCCTTAAGTTCGGTCTTGCGAAACGCCACGATGTGCCGGAAGAATGCGTACTCATGGCAGGAGGAGCGGTTGAAATCCTTGATCTGGCCCTGCGTTTATCCGCCATGCCCGGTAGTGACCATGTCCTCAGCTATGAACACGGCATGCCCGAATACAGCAGTGTTGCAGCTCTTTGCGGGGTAGAACTTCTGCGGTTACCCAGAGGGCGAAATTTTACACCGCCGCTGGACCAGCTGGTAACAACAGCCAACGAGAACACCGCCGCAGTAATCATCACCAACCCTGATGTTCCTTCCGGCTATGGACTTCCGGCTGAAGAGCTGGCCACCATGTGCAATCTGCTGCCGGAACGGACCCTGCTCATAGTGGATGAAAGGTCTGTTGAATTTTCATGGCCCGAAGATGATTACTCCATGGTTAATTTTCTGGAAAAAGCTCCCAACCTTGTTATCCTGCGCAGTTTTTCATGGTCTTTCGGGCTCAGGGGAGTGCGTCTAGGATACGCGCTCATGAGCCGTGAAAAAGCGCAACAATTCGAAGAATCCAGACTTCCGACTCCCATCAGTCCCCTGAACGTAGGCGCAGGACTCGCAGCACTCAACCACAGCGAGTTCTACTATTCCACCATAGCCCTGATCATCAGGGGCAGGGAACGCGTCCAGAAGGGACTGGAAGAACTGGGCTGCACTGTCTATCCCAGCCAGAGCAACTTCATCATGTTCAGTTCACCCATGCCGGCAAAGGAACTTCATGGAAAAATGCTCGAGCACGGTTTTAAGCTGAGAGCATTGGCTGACTTCGGCCTCCCGGACCTGCTTACCGTATCCATCGGTAACAACTCCCGTAACCGCATGTTTTTAGCAGCCCTGAAAAACATTTTATAA
- a CDS encoding branched-chain amino acid ABC transporter permease, with product MDILIQNLLNGLQWGSFYALIALGYTLVYGVLLLINFAHGDIFMVGAYIAFFVATALLGFLDFAPWMVLALTVPLTMILTAGVGVTLERIAYRPLRRKGAHRLYVVITALMCGLILENGNLALLGASRKKFPELLDKVIYTFGNVSVTNLKIIVIFAAITVFLLLQFIVTKTKIGMAMRGISYDKFAIPLMGIPIDNVIVFTFVLGSGMAGLAGLLFAMSYPILEPYMGALIGWKAFIAAVVGGIGDIRGAFIGGFLLGFIEVGVVALFPSTFRDLFAFSILLVILWIKPTGLFGVAKTTKI from the coding sequence GTGGATATCCTCATCCAGAACCTGCTTAATGGACTGCAATGGGGCAGCTTTTATGCACTCATTGCGCTGGGCTACACCCTTGTTTACGGGGTCCTGCTCCTGATCAATTTCGCCCATGGCGATATATTTATGGTCGGGGCCTACATTGCATTTTTCGTGGCAACCGCGCTGCTCGGCTTTCTGGATTTTGCTCCATGGATGGTTTTGGCTTTGACCGTTCCGCTGACCATGATCCTCACCGCCGGAGTCGGGGTAACACTTGAACGCATCGCCTACCGCCCCTTAAGAAGAAAGGGAGCACATCGGCTTTACGTGGTCATCACTGCTCTTATGTGCGGTTTGATTCTGGAAAACGGTAACCTCGCCCTGCTGGGTGCCAGCCGTAAAAAATTTCCTGAACTGCTCGATAAAGTAATTTACACTTTTGGTAACGTATCCGTTACCAACCTTAAAATTATTGTTATTTTCGCTGCTATTACCGTTTTTTTGCTCCTGCAATTCATCGTCACCAAAACCAAAATCGGCATGGCCATGCGCGGTATTTCCTACGACAAGTTCGCAATTCCGCTCATGGGAATTCCTATCGATAATGTGATCGTGTTCACCTTTGTACTCGGCTCCGGTATGGCCGGACTGGCAGGTCTTCTTTTTGCCATGTCCTACCCCATCCTTGAACCGTACATGGGCGCACTTATCGGCTGGAAAGCTTTTATCGCAGCGGTTGTGGGCGGCATCGGAGACATTCGCGGGGCCTTTATCGGCGGCTTCCTGCTCGGCTTCATCGAAGTCGGGGTTGTTGCCCTATTCCCCTCCACTTTCCGCGACCTTTTCGCCTTTTCCATCCTGCTGGTCATCCTGTGGATTAAGCCCACCGGATTATTCGGCGTTGCCAAGACAACCAAGATTTAA
- a CDS encoding methyl-accepting chemotaxis protein: MLKRFTVGQKIFSSFIVVFILFGIVSMESMLALQKSSTGFTDYRDFAKDSNLIGKIQAGILQGRTHVKDYIITGDSKYSRKYSENAKAIFPLIDKAKNELVSENRINIIKEIKILFNDYNTTFAQVAKAQKERDIQAYTILVPAGDLMEQNFEHIINNLGKSTKNAPALYHCAKGVRHLVLGRLYTTKFIDKSSAPHKERALAEMNEVNAELTQLSSLLTGQNLILLKEIKEAKAAYTRSLNELFSQTATRDKLLNTELDIMGPKMTTLIEQAKSSIISDQEKLGPSLQARNDRAILNTYIFGIIAFFLGVAAVVIVGRNITLPLRKVVEAAYRIAEGDMSKEIKGTDRQDELGSLARAFNKMTESLNHMAGAMERVANSDLTVEAKPRSENDTIGKALATMVETLKGDNQQIHETVRTLSSSLSQISAASAELTASAAETASAVAETNATVEEVKQTAHLSNEKSRQVADVARKAVSTSQQGKRAAEDASSGMKDIRTQMDTIAQSIVKLSEQSQHIGDIIYVVNDLADQSNILAVNASIEASKAGEEGRGFTVVAREIRNLSDQSKQSVAQIQSILADIQKATSSAVMITEQGGKAVETGANLSSQTGEAILNLSTVINQSAQSSAQIAASSQEQLAGLDQVAVALGSIKQAGEQNLESSRQLEEAVKDLDQQARSLKDMMDRFKL, from the coding sequence ATGCTGAAAAGGTTTACCGTCGGACAAAAAATATTCTCTAGCTTTATTGTTGTTTTCATCCTTTTTGGGATTGTGAGCATGGAATCAATGCTGGCTCTGCAAAAATCCTCCACCGGATTCACCGACTATCGCGACTTTGCCAAAGATTCAAACCTGATCGGTAAAATTCAAGCCGGTATTCTGCAAGGCCGTACCCACGTCAAAGACTACATTATCACTGGCGACAGTAAGTACAGCCGCAAATATTCTGAAAATGCAAAAGCCATATTTCCGCTGATTGACAAAGCAAAAAATGAACTTGTTTCAGAAAACCGCATCAACATCATTAAAGAAATTAAAATTCTTTTTAACGACTACAACACCACCTTTGCCCAAGTAGCCAAAGCCCAGAAAGAAAGAGACATCCAAGCGTACACCATACTGGTTCCTGCCGGGGACCTCATGGAACAAAATTTCGAACACATAATCAACAACCTGGGTAAATCAACAAAGAACGCTCCCGCCCTTTATCATTGTGCCAAAGGTGTACGCCACCTCGTACTAGGAAGACTATATACAACTAAATTTATTGACAAAAGCTCAGCCCCCCATAAAGAAAGAGCTCTCGCCGAGATGAATGAAGTTAATGCCGAGCTTACTCAGCTCAGCTCTCTTTTAACGGGTCAAAACCTGATTCTACTTAAGGAAATTAAAGAAGCAAAAGCAGCCTACACACGAAGCCTGAACGAACTGTTTTCACAGACTGCAACCCGAGACAAACTGCTTAATACGGAACTGGATATCATGGGGCCCAAGATGACTACCCTGATTGAACAGGCAAAATCATCAATCATTTCAGATCAGGAAAAACTAGGTCCCTCCTTGCAGGCCCGTAATGACCGCGCCATATTAAACACATACATTTTCGGGATCATCGCCTTTTTCCTTGGAGTTGCTGCCGTTGTAATCGTAGGACGCAACATCACCCTGCCCCTGCGCAAGGTTGTTGAAGCAGCCTACCGTATTGCCGAAGGCGATATGAGCAAAGAAATCAAAGGAACCGACCGTCAGGACGAACTCGGTTCACTGGCCCGGGCCTTCAACAAAATGACCGAGTCGCTCAATCATATGGCCGGAGCCATGGAAAGAGTGGCCAACTCCGACCTCACCGTGGAAGCAAAACCCCGCTCTGAAAACGACACCATCGGCAAAGCCCTGGCGACCATGGTCGAAACCCTGAAAGGTGACAACCAGCAAATTCACGAAACAGTACGTACCCTCTCCTCTTCACTGAGCCAGATTTCAGCAGCTTCCGCGGAACTGACAGCCAGTGCAGCGGAAACAGCCAGCGCGGTAGCTGAAACAAATGCGACAGTCGAAGAAGTAAAACAGACAGCCCACCTCTCCAATGAGAAATCAAGGCAGGTGGCAGACGTGGCCCGCAAAGCGGTTTCCACTTCCCAGCAGGGCAAAAGGGCTGCGGAAGACGCTTCTTCAGGAATGAAGGATATCCGCACCCAGATGGACACCATTGCCCAGTCCATCGTAAAACTGTCCGAGCAATCCCAGCACATCGGCGATATTATATATGTAGTGAATGATTTGGCCGACCAGTCCAATATTCTGGCCGTGAACGCTTCCATTGAAGCATCCAAAGCCGGCGAAGAAGGACGCGGATTCACTGTGGTAGCAAGAGAGATCAGAAACCTCTCCGACCAGTCCAAACAATCCGTAGCCCAGATTCAGTCCATTCTCGCAGACATCCAGAAAGCCACAAGCTCCGCAGTTATGATCACCGAACAGGGCGGTAAGGCAGTGGAAACAGGCGCAAACCTTTCCTCCCAGACCGGAGAAGCCATCCTCAACCTGAGTACGGTCATCAACCAGTCGGCCCAGTCATCAGCCCAGATCGCTGCTTCAAGTCAGGAACAGCTGGCCGGGCTTGATCAGGTTGCAGTAGCCCTCGGCTCCATCAAACAGGCTGGGGAACAGAACCTTGAAAGCTCGCGCCAACTTGAAGAAGCTGTCAAAGATCTCGACCAGCAGGCCCGCTCCCTTAAAGATATGATGGACAGATTCAAGCTCTAG
- a CDS encoding lipopolysaccharide assembly protein LapB translates to MTKSKTPLPKIKGTFSTKLIQEIGTGTTKRKVIQSFLYFAEEKDNGEVGLRVLNENNVPTGEEQIISKEELLESFTPEVELYTSTVFPAIQKLNKSLAKADRQRKEGNTFTAEMEYGKALNIDEENIRANFGIGLCYLDRNEAEKATDIFSRLIDLDAAFESEHKHLFNDFGISLRKNKMFDKAVNFYSRAVGLTNDDENLYFNIARCLYEKNDLKEALKNAEKCLEINPDSNPAKKLKNYLSKKISG, encoded by the coding sequence ATGACTAAAAGCAAAACTCCCCTGCCCAAAATAAAGGGCACTTTTTCCACTAAGCTAATACAGGAAATCGGGACCGGAACGACCAAAAGAAAAGTCATCCAGTCTTTCCTGTACTTTGCAGAGGAAAAGGACAATGGGGAAGTCGGCTTACGCGTACTCAATGAAAACAACGTTCCCACCGGGGAAGAACAGATTATCAGCAAGGAAGAACTGCTGGAATCATTTACCCCGGAGGTTGAGCTATATACATCCACAGTATTTCCAGCCATCCAAAAACTGAACAAATCCCTTGCCAAGGCCGACCGTCAGCGCAAAGAGGGCAACACTTTCACAGCTGAGATGGAATACGGCAAGGCCCTTAATATTGATGAAGAAAACATCAGAGCCAACTTCGGCATAGGCCTATGCTACCTTGACCGCAATGAAGCTGAGAAAGCCACAGACATTTTCAGCAGATTGATTGATCTTGATGCCGCATTTGAAAGCGAGCACAAACATCTATTTAATGATTTCGGCATATCCCTGCGTAAAAACAAGATGTTTGACAAGGCTGTTAATTTTTATTCCAGAGCGGTGGGGTTAACCAATGATGACGAGAACCTTTATTTCAATATAGCCCGCTGCTTGTATGAAAAAAACGATCTCAAAGAGGCTCTTAAAAACGCTGAGAAATGTCTGGAAATCAATCCTGACTCAAACCCCGCAAAGAAACTTAAGAATTACCTGAGTAAAAAAATTTCCGGCTGA
- a CDS encoding flagellar hook protein FlgE, with the protein MGFSSMYTAATGVKAHGTLLQQIGANLANVNTTAYKSGDTFLETLGSYSSAKANSGIVSGGSNTAGQIGLGTRVASTRINFKEGAFESTNSSTDLAIGGQGFFRVAEAASGTSHYTRAGSFHFDKSGQLVDTHNNVLQGYKIDADGNIGTASQNIVLPMKEETDATGKKVMVVKSDPKGTDSVNMRTNLDSGAVDNSENAESPFFSLLSEWDGTSDTPLTADKYEYNSSIQIYDDNGNKHDLVVYYDKVVNDGDSSDKRHWEYVVTVPPGSDAGSLNGTSGAGLVMAGTLTFSGDGTLLNQSAFTLAAGSTDGKDLSNWEQASLNSNGAPTFNVTLSGANGTATAQTISVDMGITSGTDTWTTTGMTAADVGSNAASLPGMNDGKINALATTDYYGSSSTISQSQDGFGEGYLQNVAFNSDGIMSALFSNGMSTDLYQVNLYNFKNEYGLRREGSNYFSATQDSGEAIQGVARKEGLGSVVSSSLETSNVDLAEEFAYMILTQRGFQANSKGITTTDSLINTALGIKK; encoded by the coding sequence ATGGGTTTCAGCTCAATGTACACAGCCGCGACGGGCGTGAAGGCACACGGAACACTGCTACAGCAGATCGGTGCCAACCTTGCCAACGTCAATACAACTGCCTACAAGAGCGGCGACACATTTCTTGAAACACTTGGCAGCTATAGTTCGGCCAAAGCCAACTCCGGAATCGTATCCGGGGGCAGCAATACCGCCGGACAGATCGGGCTGGGAACAAGGGTTGCGAGCACCAGAATAAATTTCAAGGAAGGTGCTTTCGAGAGCACTAATTCCAGTACTGATCTTGCTATCGGCGGACAGGGATTTTTCCGTGTGGCCGAAGCAGCATCAGGAACCAGTCACTACACCCGCGCAGGCAGTTTCCATTTTGATAAAAGCGGCCAACTGGTGGATACCCATAACAACGTTCTTCAAGGTTACAAAATAGATGCGGATGGCAATATCGGCACAGCATCGCAGAACATAGTCCTGCCCATGAAGGAAGAGACTGATGCCACAGGCAAAAAGGTCATGGTTGTAAAGTCAGACCCCAAGGGCACTGATTCAGTGAATATGCGCACCAACCTTGACTCCGGGGCTGTGGACAACAGCGAAAACGCGGAGTCCCCGTTCTTTTCTCTGCTCAGCGAATGGGACGGTACAAGCGATACGCCGCTCACCGCTGATAAATATGAATACAACAGCTCCATACAAATTTACGACGATAACGGAAACAAGCACGATCTGGTGGTATACTACGACAAGGTCGTAAATGATGGCGACAGTTCCGACAAAAGACACTGGGAATATGTTGTGACCGTACCTCCGGGTAGCGATGCCGGTTCGCTGAACGGCACTTCCGGCGCAGGACTGGTCATGGCCGGGACACTTACTTTTTCCGGGGACGGAACCCTGCTCAATCAGAGTGCCTTCACCCTCGCCGCCGGATCAACTGACGGCAAGGACCTCAGCAACTGGGAGCAGGCTTCACTGAACAGCAATGGAGCACCTACCTTTAATGTTACCCTCTCGGGAGCAAATGGAACGGCAACTGCCCAAACCATCTCTGTTGATATGGGAATAACTTCCGGCACAGACACATGGACTACCACAGGTATGACCGCAGCTGACGTCGGCAGCAACGCAGCATCTCTTCCGGGTATGAACGACGGGAAGATTAATGCCCTTGCCACCACTGATTACTATGGTTCATCCTCAACAATCAGCCAGTCTCAGGACGGATTCGGAGAAGGTTACCTCCAGAACGTGGCCTTCAATTCCGATGGTATCATGAGTGCCCTGTTTTCCAACGGGATGAGTACGGATCTTTACCAGGTCAACCTGTACAATTTTAAAAATGAGTACGGCCTGCGCAGGGAAGGCTCCAACTACTTCTCCGCCACGCAGGATTCCGGTGAGGCTATTCAAGGTGTCGCCCGTAAAGAAGGACTCGGTTCAGTGGTAAGTAGTAGCCTTGAAACATCAAACGTCGATCTGGCGGAAGAATTTGCCTACATGATCCTGACCCAGCGCGGTTTTCAGGCCAACTCCAAGGGAATAACCACCACAGATTCGCTGATCAACACTGCACTTGGAATCAAGAAGTAA
- a CDS encoding ferritin family protein, which produces MVTFFSANEVAELAMRIEQKGQAFYLLAADEAKDPAAKEFFEFFAEEESRHELFFRDMRDRIGSIEIPPGSDYEEYTQYVMALVDSHDVFNFDYTAAFKDEDFNFEQAVRAAMRFEKDTILLFTELKRMVPDTERKFVEECIDEERKHLRMLAEKLS; this is translated from the coding sequence ATGGTTACCTTTTTCAGTGCCAATGAAGTGGCAGAACTTGCAATGCGTATTGAGCAGAAAGGGCAGGCGTTTTATCTGCTGGCCGCAGATGAGGCAAAAGATCCCGCTGCAAAGGAATTTTTTGAATTTTTTGCAGAAGAAGAATCCCGGCATGAGCTTTTTTTCAGGGATATGCGTGATCGCATCGGTTCCATCGAAATTCCTCCGGGAAGCGACTATGAAGAATATACCCAGTATGTAATGGCACTTGTGGATTCCCACGATGTGTTTAATTTTGATTACACTGCGGCATTTAAGGATGAGGATTTCAATTTTGAGCAGGCTGTGCGCGCTGCTATGCGTTTTGAGAAGGACACCATCCTTCTTTTTACCGAGTTGAAAAGAATGGTTCCCGACACTGAACGTAAGTTTGTTGAAGAATGCATTGACGAAGAGCGTAAACATTTGCGCATGCTGGCTGAGAAACTCAGCTAG
- a CDS encoding ABC transporter substrate-binding protein, whose amino-acid sequence MKKMIIRSLLALMVLGLALIIVSGCSKEEEKIKIGFNIPLTGDIPKVGEASKNAAEMLLADINEQGGLEVGGKKIPLEFFYEDNESKAESAVNVALKLIEQDGVVAIIGPNSSKQAVPAGGTCNDNRTPMVSPWSTNPDTTKNRPWVFRAAFLDPFQGPVAVNFATKQFKAKTSAVLFDISNDYSKGLAEIFKEVFEKKNGKKSIVAFESHGTKDQDFSAQLTKIINSNPDFIFVPDNYNQVALIVKQARDLGYKGPFMGSDAWGSAELMKLCGDDCKGQFFSTHYAAAGAKGATKEFIDRYEAKYGETPDDVAALTWDATRLVLQAIKDAGSYSSDLKTERKSIRDALSSIKEFAGITGSMKFDSQGDPIKCAVVVRIDENGNFVFAESVCP is encoded by the coding sequence ATGAAAAAAATGATTATCAGGTCACTTCTGGCCCTCATGGTACTCGGGCTGGCCCTGATCATTGTCAGCGGCTGCTCCAAAGAGGAAGAAAAGATCAAGATAGGTTTCAACATCCCCCTGACCGGAGACATTCCTAAAGTGGGCGAAGCCTCCAAAAACGCTGCGGAAATGCTCCTTGCTGATATTAATGAGCAGGGCGGCCTTGAAGTCGGCGGCAAAAAAATACCTCTTGAGTTCTTTTATGAAGATAACGAATCCAAGGCTGAATCAGCTGTGAACGTAGCTCTCAAGCTGATTGAACAGGACGGCGTAGTCGCCATCATCGGCCCCAACTCCTCCAAGCAGGCTGTTCCCGCAGGTGGCACCTGCAACGATAACCGCACTCCCATGGTCTCTCCATGGTCAACCAACCCGGACACTACCAAAAACCGCCCCTGGGTTTTCCGTGCGGCATTCCTCGATCCCTTTCAGGGGCCTGTTGCTGTGAACTTCGCCACCAAGCAGTTCAAAGCCAAGACTTCTGCGGTCCTCTTTGACATTTCCAACGACTACTCCAAAGGTCTTGCTGAAATTTTTAAAGAAGTATTTGAAAAGAAAAACGGCAAGAAATCCATTGTGGCCTTTGAATCCCACGGAACCAAGGATCAGGACTTCTCCGCCCAGCTGACCAAGATAATCAACTCCAATCCTGATTTCATCTTTGTTCCCGACAACTACAATCAGGTTGCCCTTATTGTTAAGCAGGCCCGCGACCTCGGCTACAAAGGTCCCTTCATGGGCTCTGATGCATGGGGTTCCGCAGAACTGATGAAACTTTGCGGGGATGATTGCAAAGGCCAGTTCTTCTCCACCCACTACGCCGCAGCAGGTGCCAAGGGTGCAACCAAAGAATTTATCGACCGCTACGAGGCAAAGTACGGCGAAACTCCTGACGACGTTGCCGCGCTCACCTGGGACGCGACCCGCCTCGTACTCCAAGCCATCAAGGACGCAGGCTCCTATAGCTCAGACCTGAAAACCGAACGTAAATCTATTCGTGACGCCCTCAGTTCCATAAAGGAATTCGCAGGTATCACCGGTTCCATGAAGTTCGACAGTCAGGGCGATCCCATCAAATGCGCAGTTGTTGTACGCATCGACGAAAACGGGAATTTCGTGTTTGCCGAATCCGTCTGCCCCTAA